In Hamadaea flava, a genomic segment contains:
- a CDS encoding glycosyltransferase, whose product MIRARTSSSPYTGPAMPDRRLASMFAPRSTSAPATATSVTLLAGYAADIGGLSTFAGGLRAGLLADRPDLTVNVVQALAAPEGATSPEIVHRLADGVDGARAAAAVMNQGDAAIIHYQDGVYGGTEGDQVLDVLEWITRPVIVIIQDLHQQPTARQRFITELLTSSADAVVTLSETGRRLLLDQYHVEPRKLSTIRHGAQLTAASVPDMRPDRPRRRTNILTWGLLGPGRGIETGLHALALAGKLGHAPRYTIAGPLDPSLGTVDGDRYRHSLLELAGALGISDRVEFHIGRLGSASLAALVHGADAVLLPQGGSDPTFSSVFADAMTVARPLVCASNVFAREVLHGERGGLLVPPGDAAATADALVRVLSEPALAKAMSAHNAAAAPIASWPDVAARYRQLINALMRRPLGE is encoded by the coding sequence ATGATCCGCGCCCGGACCTCGTCGTCGCCGTACACCGGACCGGCCATGCCGGACCGCCGGCTGGCCAGCATGTTCGCCCCTCGATCGACCAGCGCGCCGGCGACCGCGACCTCGGTCACCCTGCTCGCGGGCTACGCCGCCGACATCGGTGGCCTGTCGACCTTCGCGGGCGGGCTGCGGGCCGGTCTGCTCGCCGACCGCCCCGACCTCACGGTGAACGTGGTGCAGGCGCTCGCCGCCCCGGAGGGGGCCACGTCGCCCGAGATCGTTCATCGTCTGGCCGACGGTGTGGACGGTGCACGGGCGGCCGCCGCGGTGATGAATCAGGGTGATGCCGCGATCATCCATTACCAGGACGGTGTCTACGGCGGGACTGAGGGCGACCAGGTCCTGGACGTCCTGGAATGGATCACCCGCCCGGTCATCGTGATCATCCAGGATCTTCATCAGCAGCCGACGGCCCGGCAACGGTTCATCACGGAACTGCTCACGAGTTCGGCCGACGCGGTGGTGACGCTGTCGGAGACCGGACGGCGCCTCCTTCTCGACCAGTATCACGTCGAGCCCCGCAAGCTCAGCACGATCCGGCACGGCGCTCAGCTCACCGCGGCCTCGGTACCGGACATGCGGCCGGACCGGCCCCGGCGTCGCACCAACATTCTCACCTGGGGGCTGCTCGGCCCGGGCCGCGGCATCGAAACCGGACTGCACGCGCTGGCGCTCGCCGGGAAGCTGGGCCACGCGCCGAGATACACGATCGCGGGGCCGCTCGATCCCAGTCTCGGCACCGTGGACGGTGATCGGTATCGGCACTCGTTGCTCGAACTGGCCGGTGCCCTGGGCATCAGCGACCGGGTCGAGTTCCACATCGGCCGGCTCGGTTCGGCGAGCCTTGCCGCGCTCGTGCATGGCGCCGACGCCGTCCTGCTCCCGCAGGGCGGCAGTGATCCGACCTTCTCGTCGGTGTTCGCCGATGCGATGACCGTCGCGCGTCCACTGGTCTGCGCGTCTAATGTGTTCGCGCGAGAGGTGCTCCACGGTGAGCGCGGTGGGCTGCTGGTCCCGCCCGGCGACGCCGCCGCGACCGCCGACGCGCTGGTCCGCGTGCTCTCCGAGCCGGCCTTGGCGAAGGCGATGAGCGCTCACAACGCGGCGGCCGCTCCGATCGCGAGCTGGCCGGACGTGGCCGCGCGATACCGTCAGCTGATCAACGCGCTGATGCGTCGTCCGCTGGGCGAGTGA
- a CDS encoding GmrSD restriction endonuclease domain-containing protein, whose product MPETPARPRTRTGRRTLVRRSLWAVLATAAALTVAAGTVVALSTPALATPPNIPTYANAVSRLAALTVAAESHQSTYDRDLFPHWITITGACNTREQVLKRDGTNVVVNSSCYPTSGSWYSPYDGATWTDPADIDIDHMVPLAEAWRSGAWAWTTAQRQAYANDLGGPELWAVTDNVNQAKGDQDPAHWKPSLTSFWCTYAKSWIQAKWYYSLTVDSSEKSALTSMLTSC is encoded by the coding sequence CTGCCGGAGACCCCCGCCCGGCCGCGTACGCGGACAGGCAGGAGAACCCTCGTGCGCAGATCACTCTGGGCCGTGCTCGCCACGGCAGCCGCTCTCACCGTCGCGGCTGGGACGGTCGTCGCCCTTTCCACGCCGGCGCTGGCCACCCCGCCCAACATCCCGACGTACGCCAACGCGGTCAGCCGCCTCGCGGCCCTCACCGTAGCCGCCGAGTCGCATCAGTCCACGTACGACCGGGACCTGTTCCCGCATTGGATCACCATCACGGGTGCCTGCAACACCCGGGAGCAGGTCCTGAAGCGGGACGGTACCAACGTGGTCGTCAATAGCAGCTGCTACCCGACCTCCGGTTCCTGGTACAGCCCGTATGACGGGGCCACCTGGACGGACCCGGCCGACATCGACATCGACCACATGGTGCCGCTGGCCGAGGCCTGGCGTTCCGGCGCGTGGGCGTGGACGACCGCGCAGCGTCAGGCGTACGCCAACGACCTCGGCGGTCCCGAGCTGTGGGCGGTCACCGACAACGTGAACCAGGCCAAGGGCGATCAGGACCCCGCGCACTGGAAGCCGTCGCTCACCTCGTTCTGGTGCACCTACGCCAAGTCTTGGATCCAGGCGAAGTGGTACTACAGCCTGACCGTCGACAGTTCCGAGAAGTCCGCGTTGACCTCGATGCTGACCTCCTGCTGA
- a CDS encoding S8 family peptidase, producing the protein MNLQRQAAHRLAVGALAVVTMAGLTVILNGSATAAPGGATDTATYIIQTAGQPIATYAGDRTGFKATKPGKGKKVDAHSPEAKAYAQRLSSDHDAALRAAGVSSTRKGYDYQTVFNGFSAQLTKAEAARLAKTSGVTAVWADETVYADTVTTPSFLGLTGSDGVWQQQFGGTGHAGEGVIVGIIDSGVWPENPAFAPLAEPRPDSATIAAKWHGTCDAGVTGTPVTCNNKLIGARYYKAAGQGSIQPVEFFSPRDYDGHGTHTASTAAGNTNVPASINGSPVGSISGMAPAARIAVYKALWENPPGSSATAGGSSVDLVAAINQAVADGVDVINYSISGSTTSVVNAVEVAFFNATAAGVFVATSAGNEGPGASTVAHNAPWTATVAASTHPRGNQKTAVLGNGARYTGVGVVNAAVPSSPLVDSAAIPASGRTVADATLCLPGSINAAQAAGKIVICTRGNNPRIEKGQVVKDAGGVGMILANTTAAPGLVGDFHAVPTVQVEAPAGDAIKAYAATAGATASLTETDPTPVQAPIMAGFSSTGPALAGSGDLLKPDITAPGVDVIAAISPAKDGNNFNAESGTSMSSPHIAGLAALLKSANPGWDPITIKSALMTTAYQLDNKGNPIQTATGTAATPLNFGAGHVQPASAFNPGLVYESGPVDWLAYLCAIGQGAAVGLDCSALPAIDPSDLNYPSISVGDLVGSQTITRTVTNITNRDSKYTPTVVAPAGVTVSVSPSILKVDAGQSATYKVTLTRSTAALGSWAFGSISWYDKATGHRDHTVRSPIAVRPVAYAAPTEVVGTGSATIPVKVGYTGTLNASLAGLVPATVTTYPLDMSGPSFVSTNPAASSRTAKVTVTVPAGSIGRFGTYAADYSDTTDLDVFAYAAGTKTLVGQAADGDSEELITLGPGTYDVYYDLFAGDPITNVKGHVYLLGSTATGNATISPASVGVTTGQTVTVTVAGSGLTAGLRYLGRATLTDGTSTLARPFVTITG; encoded by the coding sequence GTGAATCTCCAGCGCCAGGCGGCCCACCGGCTCGCCGTGGGCGCGCTCGCCGTGGTCACGATGGCCGGTCTGACGGTCATTCTGAACGGCAGCGCCACCGCGGCTCCGGGCGGCGCCACCGACACCGCCACGTACATCATCCAGACGGCCGGTCAGCCGATCGCCACGTACGCCGGTGACCGTACCGGGTTCAAGGCGACCAAGCCCGGCAAGGGCAAGAAGGTCGACGCCCATTCCCCCGAGGCCAAGGCGTACGCCCAGCGCCTGTCGAGCGACCACGACGCCGCGCTGCGCGCCGCCGGGGTCAGCTCCACCCGCAAGGGTTACGACTACCAGACGGTCTTCAACGGGTTCAGCGCGCAGCTGACCAAGGCTGAGGCCGCCCGGCTGGCGAAGACCTCCGGTGTGACCGCCGTGTGGGCGGACGAGACCGTGTACGCCGACACCGTCACCACCCCGTCGTTCCTCGGCCTGACCGGCAGCGACGGCGTATGGCAGCAGCAGTTCGGCGGGACCGGGCACGCGGGCGAGGGCGTCATCGTCGGCATCATCGACTCCGGCGTCTGGCCGGAGAACCCGGCGTTCGCCCCGCTGGCCGAGCCCCGCCCCGACTCCGCGACGATCGCCGCCAAGTGGCACGGCACCTGCGACGCCGGCGTCACCGGTACACCGGTGACCTGCAACAACAAGCTGATCGGCGCGCGGTACTACAAGGCGGCCGGCCAGGGCTCGATCCAGCCGGTGGAGTTCTTCTCCCCGCGCGACTACGACGGCCACGGTACGCACACCGCGTCGACGGCGGCCGGCAACACCAACGTGCCCGCCTCGATCAACGGCAGCCCGGTCGGCTCGATCAGCGGCATGGCCCCGGCGGCTCGCATCGCGGTGTACAAGGCGCTCTGGGAGAACCCGCCCGGCTCCAGCGCCACCGCGGGCGGCAGCTCCGTCGACCTCGTGGCCGCCATCAACCAGGCGGTCGCCGACGGCGTCGACGTCATCAACTACTCGATCTCCGGCTCGACGACGTCGGTCGTCAACGCGGTCGAGGTCGCGTTCTTCAACGCCACCGCGGCGGGCGTCTTCGTCGCCACCTCGGCCGGCAACGAGGGTCCGGGCGCGAGCACCGTGGCGCACAACGCGCCCTGGACGGCGACCGTCGCGGCCAGCACGCACCCGCGGGGCAACCAGAAGACGGCCGTCCTCGGCAACGGCGCCCGATACACGGGTGTCGGCGTCGTCAACGCCGCCGTGCCCAGCTCGCCGCTGGTCGACTCGGCGGCGATCCCGGCGTCCGGCCGGACCGTCGCGGACGCCACGCTCTGCCTGCCCGGCTCCATCAATGCGGCACAGGCCGCCGGGAAGATCGTCATCTGCACCCGGGGCAACAACCCCCGGATCGAGAAGGGCCAGGTCGTCAAGGACGCCGGCGGCGTCGGCATGATCCTCGCCAACACCACGGCCGCGCCTGGCCTGGTCGGCGACTTCCACGCCGTCCCGACGGTCCAGGTCGAGGCGCCCGCGGGCGATGCCATCAAGGCGTACGCGGCGACGGCGGGCGCCACGGCGTCGCTGACCGAGACCGACCCGACCCCGGTCCAGGCCCCGATCATGGCCGGATTCTCCTCGACCGGACCGGCTCTGGCCGGTAGCGGCGACCTGCTCAAGCCGGACATCACCGCGCCCGGCGTCGACGTCATCGCCGCGATCTCCCCGGCGAAGGACGGCAACAACTTCAACGCCGAGTCCGGCACCTCGATGTCGAGCCCGCACATCGCCGGCCTCGCCGCCCTGCTCAAGAGCGCCAACCCCGGCTGGGACCCGATCACCATCAAGTCGGCGCTCATGACGACGGCGTACCAGCTCGACAACAAGGGCAACCCGATCCAGACCGCGACCGGCACCGCCGCGACGCCGCTGAACTTCGGTGCCGGGCACGTCCAGCCGGCCTCCGCGTTCAACCCCGGCCTGGTCTACGAATCCGGCCCGGTGGACTGGCTGGCCTACCTGTGCGCCATCGGCCAGGGCGCCGCCGTCGGCCTCGACTGCTCGGCGCTGCCGGCGATCGACCCCAGCGACCTCAACTACCCGTCGATCTCGGTCGGCGACCTGGTGGGCTCGCAGACGATCACGCGTACGGTCACGAACATCACCAACCGTGACTCGAAGTACACGCCGACCGTCGTCGCCCCGGCCGGCGTCACCGTCTCGGTGAGCCCGTCGATCCTCAAGGTCGACGCGGGCCAGAGCGCCACCTACAAGGTGACGCTGACCCGGTCCACGGCCGCCCTCGGCAGCTGGGCGTTCGGCTCGATCAGCTGGTACGACAAGGCCACCGGTCACCGCGACCACACGGTTCGCAGCCCCATCGCGGTCCGGCCCGTCGCGTACGCCGCGCCGACCGAGGTCGTCGGCACGGGTTCCGCGACCATCCCGGTCAAGGTCGGCTACACCGGTACGCTCAACGCCTCCCTGGCCGGCCTTGTCCCCGCGACGGTCACCACCTACCCGTTGGACATGAGCGGCCCGTCGTTCGTGTCCACCAACCCGGCCGCGTCCTCGCGTACGGCGAAGGTGACGGTCACGGTGCCCGCCGGCTCCATCGGCCGGTTCGGCACGTACGCCGCGGACTACTCCGACACGACCGACCTCGACGTCTTCGCGTACGCCGCGGGGACGAAGACGCTGGTCGGGCAGGCGGCGGACGGTGACTCGGAAGAGCTGATCACGCTCGGGCCGGGCACCTACGACGTCTACTACGACCTGTTCGCAGGCGACCCGATCACCAACGTGAAGGGTCACGTCTACCTGCTCGGGTCGACCGCGACGGGTAACGCGACCATCAGCCCCGCCAGCGTGGGTGTCACCACGGGCCAGACGGTCACCGTGACGGTCGCCGGCAGCGGGCTGACCGCCGGCCTGCGTTACCTGGGCCGCGCCACCCTCACCGACGGAACGTCCACGCTTGCGCGGCCGTTCGTCACCATCACCGGCTAA
- a CDS encoding dihydrofolate reductase family protein has protein sequence MSKVYTGASMSLDGYIAGPGESGFDHLFEWYFNGDVEVPTASDMTFKLSRASADYLTGYISQTGSLVVGRRLFDLVKGWGGRHPLDRTVVVLTHSVPEGWAPADENFVFVTEGIEAAVAKAAEIAGDQVVGVNGGTIARQCLDAGLLDEVWVDLVPVLLGSGTPFFEQLGTAPVLLDGPVSIVPGDRVTHLRYEVRK, from the coding sequence ATGAGCAAGGTCTACACCGGCGCGAGCATGTCCCTCGACGGCTACATCGCCGGTCCGGGAGAGAGCGGCTTCGACCATCTCTTCGAGTGGTACTTCAACGGGGACGTCGAGGTGCCGACCGCCTCGGACATGACATTCAAGCTGAGCCGGGCGAGCGCCGACTATCTCACCGGCTACATCTCGCAGACCGGTTCGCTCGTCGTGGGGCGCCGGTTGTTCGACCTGGTCAAGGGTTGGGGTGGGCGGCATCCGCTGGACCGGACGGTCGTCGTCCTCACCCACAGCGTCCCCGAGGGCTGGGCACCGGCTGACGAGAACTTCGTCTTCGTCACCGAAGGCATCGAGGCCGCGGTCGCCAAGGCGGCCGAGATCGCGGGGGACCAGGTGGTCGGGGTCAACGGCGGGACCATCGCGCGCCAATGCCTGGACGCCGGGCTGCTCGACGAGGTCTGGGTCGACCTCGTCCCGGTCCTGCTGGGCAGTGGTACGCCGTTCTTCGAGCAGCTCGGGACCGCCCCGGTGCTGCTCGACGGTCCAGTGTCCATCGTTCCCGGCGACCGGGTGACTCACCTGCGGTACGAGGTTCGCAAGTGA
- a CDS encoding D-Ala-D-Ala carboxypeptidase family metallohydrolase: protein MLRHALKLLTTLALAAGFSVTALVFTGAPAHADGCYTWGRTLSQGMSGEDVRQLQIRVSGYPGYGAVISLDGSFGPATAAAVTRFQQAYGLSADGVAGPQTFSQIYALQDDDCTPIHFTYGELNNCNSDWSGGAVSAATAKFNARVTMWKLEALRKDLGTPLYISSGFRSYSCNSAAGGSSTSRHLYGDAADLTGAPSFCTMAQRARYHGFAEILGPGYPDHSDHTHVANRASQFWSASVCGI, encoded by the coding sequence ATGCTCAGACACGCCCTCAAGCTCCTCACCACGCTCGCCCTGGCCGCCGGGTTCTCCGTCACGGCCCTCGTGTTCACCGGCGCGCCCGCACACGCGGACGGCTGCTACACGTGGGGCCGGACGCTGTCGCAGGGAATGTCCGGTGAGGACGTACGACAGCTCCAGATCAGAGTGTCCGGTTACCCCGGCTACGGAGCGGTCATCTCGCTCGACGGCTCGTTCGGGCCGGCGACCGCCGCAGCCGTCACCCGCTTCCAGCAGGCGTACGGGCTCTCCGCGGACGGCGTCGCCGGACCGCAGACGTTCTCGCAGATCTACGCCCTGCAGGACGACGACTGCACACCGATCCACTTCACCTACGGCGAGCTGAACAACTGCAACTCGGACTGGTCGGGCGGCGCCGTCTCAGCGGCTACCGCCAAGTTCAACGCCCGCGTCACCATGTGGAAGCTGGAGGCGCTCCGCAAGGATCTGGGCACTCCGCTGTACATCAGCAGCGGCTTCCGCAGCTACTCCTGCAACTCGGCGGCCGGCGGCTCGTCCACCAGCCGCCATCTCTACGGCGACGCGGCCGATCTGACCGGCGCGCCGTCGTTCTGCACCATGGCTCAGCGCGCTCGCTACCACGGGTTCGCCGAGATTCTCGGTCCCGGCTACCCGGACCACAGCGATCACACGCACGTCGCGAACCGCGCCAGCCAGTTCTGGTCCGCGTCGGTCTGCGGCATCTGA
- a CDS encoding amphi-Trp domain-containing protein: MEIFEDSRVISRHDLAAWLRAIADQLDSGGKVFFGAGGTVSVADNVHCELEIESEGSETSIEIEVTWGRIDAESGDSAEDTESDESTEAAESPASEDSTAVTAAAAAAPVAASVVVASLVDAADDESDTTEEAAASESDPAIDSAAELAADAVADTAVASDEDANEDFEGAPEAVVAEAVAAEADEDAELVAEADAADDDADEDAHESDDAAVEAVDAEATDAVEESEDDADESDGAAEVVAEADAGEGEESDDAADVVAEADDAEVDDAEGDEESGDTAEAVAEAVAAEGDESGDTEADEGGEDGDAEVVAEADEAEVSDEAVEAVDTEAADDAEGDDVDGDDEESGDTAEVVAEAVAAEGDESGDTEGDEGDEDGDAEVVAVADEAEVGDEAVEAVDADDAEGGDEESGDTAEVVAEADAAEGDESDDVAADQDGEADEDGEAEVVAVAEEAEAGDEAVEAVDAEAADDAEAADDAEGDDAEVLAEADEAAVGDESVEAVDTEAAEDADGDDAEDAEAEVVAEADEAAGAAAEAGEEVGDVAGEGEVAEGVAATPVAVDAGAGDEDSTDGEAAHFGGTAAAPAAAEVAVETAAEGDGDAAVAAEIADTAEPAQTADAAEQAEIADTAEQAETGEQAESAAPGEKATGVYVATASVPGARPTPPSFPSGAAPAAYRPTPTVYGGGQAAPVHGGGPVPVGGVYGAPVVPQPAQPPAAEADDSAESDVPADEPASPQPHQPGGPWRQAY; this comes from the coding sequence ATGGAGATCTTCGAGGACTCGCGCGTCATCTCACGGCATGATCTGGCAGCCTGGTTGCGGGCTATCGCTGACCAGCTGGACTCGGGCGGCAAGGTGTTCTTCGGTGCCGGTGGCACCGTGTCCGTCGCCGACAACGTCCACTGTGAACTGGAAATCGAGAGCGAAGGCTCGGAGACCTCCATCGAGATCGAGGTGACCTGGGGCAGAATCGACGCCGAGTCCGGCGATTCCGCCGAGGACACCGAATCGGACGAATCCACTGAGGCCGCCGAGTCCCCGGCCTCCGAAGACTCCACCGCCGTGACCGCCGCAGCCGCCGCCGCCCCCGTGGCTGCCTCCGTCGTTGTCGCATCCCTTGTGGACGCCGCCGACGACGAGTCCGACACCACGGAGGAGGCCGCCGCGTCCGAGTCCGACCCGGCGATCGACAGCGCGGCCGAGCTCGCCGCCGATGCGGTGGCCGACACCGCCGTCGCCTCGGACGAAGACGCGAACGAAGACTTCGAGGGAGCACCCGAGGCCGTCGTCGCGGAAGCCGTGGCCGCCGAAGCAGACGAGGACGCCGAACTGGTCGCGGAAGCCGACGCCGCTGACGATGACGCCGACGAGGACGCCCACGAGTCCGACGACGCCGCCGTTGAAGCGGTGGACGCGGAAGCTACGGACGCCGTCGAGGAGAGCGAGGACGACGCCGATGAGTCGGACGGCGCGGCCGAGGTCGTCGCGGAAGCCGACGCCGGTGAAGGCGAGGAATCCGATGACGCCGCTGACGTTGTCGCGGAGGCGGATGACGCTGAGGTCGACGACGCCGAAGGCGACGAAGAGTCCGGTGACACCGCCGAGGCCGTTGCGGAGGCCGTTGCCGCTGAGGGTGATGAGTCCGGTGACACTGAGGCCGACGAAGGCGGCGAGGACGGCGACGCCGAGGTAGTCGCGGAGGCTGACGAGGCTGAGGTCAGCGACGAAGCTGTTGAGGCAGTGGACACTGAGGCCGCCGATGACGCCGAAGGTGACGACGTTGACGGTGACGACGAAGAGTCCGGTGACACCGCCGAGGTCGTTGCGGAGGCCGTTGCCGCTGAGGGTGATGAGTCCGGTGACACTGAGGGCGACGAGGGTGACGAGGACGGCGACGCCGAGGTAGTCGCGGTGGCTGACGAGGCTGAGGTCGGCGACGAAGCTGTTGAGGCAGTGGACGCTGACGACGCTGAGGGCGGCGACGAGGAGTCGGGTGACACCGCTGAGGTCGTCGCGGAGGCCGATGCGGCTGAAGGCGATGAGTCCGATGACGTTGCTGCGGACCAGGATGGCGAGGCCGACGAGGACGGCGAGGCCGAGGTGGTCGCGGTGGCTGAGGAGGCCGAGGCTGGCGATGAGGCCGTTGAAGCGGTGGACGCTGAGGCGGCCGATGACGCCGAGGCCGCCGATGACGCTGAGGGCGATGACGCTGAGGTGCTCGCGGAGGCTGACGAGGCTGCGGTAGGCGACGAGTCCGTTGAAGCAGTGGACACTGAGGCGGCGGAGGATGCGGACGGCGACGACGCTGAGGACGCCGAGGCCGAGGTGGTCGCCGAGGCCGACGAGGCTGCCGGTGCTGCTGCGGAAGCCGGTGAGGAAGTCGGCGACGTAGCCGGCGAGGGCGAGGTGGCTGAGGGAGTGGCTGCCACGCCCGTTGCGGTAGACGCCGGGGCTGGCGACGAGGATTCGACGGACGGTGAGGCTGCACATTTTGGCGGCACCGCGGCCGCGCCAGCGGCCGCGGAGGTGGCGGTGGAGACCGCCGCCGAGGGGGACGGCGACGCCGCCGTCGCGGCTGAGATCGCCGACACCGCTGAGCCGGCTCAGACCGCCGACGCCGCGGAGCAGGCTGAGATCGCCGACACCGCGGAGCAGGCTGAGACCGGTGAGCAGGCTGAGTCCGCTGCGCCGGGCGAGAAGGCTACCGGTGTGTATGTCGCGACCGCTTCGGTGCCCGGCGCGCGGCCGACTCCGCCGAGCTTCCCGAGTGGTGCTGCTCCGGCGGCGTACCGGCCGACTCCGACGGTCTATGGCGGCGGCCAGGCCGCTCCGGTGCACGGCGGCGGTCCGGTTCCGGTCGGCGGCGTCTACGGCGCTCCGGTCGTGCCGCAGCCCGCTCAGCCGCCCGCGGCCGAGGCGGACGATTCCGCCGAGTCGGATGTGCCGGCCGATGAGCCGGCCAGCCCCCAGCCGCATCAGCCGGGCGGGCCGTGGCGTCAGGCGTACTAG
- a CDS encoding ScyD/ScyE family protein — protein MRVLVASAVALAAALAPTPAMAAPATVVVQGLNNPRGLAFGPDGALYVAEAGKGGAGPCFPGPEGGESCFGPTGALARIKNGTLSRVVTGLPSLAAPDGSSAIGPSDVSFLGIGLLTTGLGANPDLRAQLPAAGKQLGSLYTFVPGSTTPTLKRVADVSAYEKAHNPDGGETDSNPQSVVPGPGGLAVTDAGGNSLLGISATGAIKTLAVFPERDGFQAVPTGVAYHQGAYYVGQLTGFPFPNGAARVYRVVPGRQPQIVAQGLTDLIDVAVAPDGTIYALEIAHEGLLSPVPSGRLLKIRPGRSPVTIVGGLVLPGGLALHNGYAYISDCGVCAGGGQIVRVPL, from the coding sequence GTGCGCGTACTCGTCGCGAGCGCGGTCGCCTTGGCGGCCGCGCTCGCCCCCACACCCGCGATGGCGGCCCCGGCCACTGTGGTCGTACAGGGTCTGAACAATCCTCGCGGACTCGCGTTCGGCCCAGACGGCGCGCTCTACGTCGCCGAGGCGGGCAAAGGCGGAGCCGGCCCCTGCTTCCCCGGCCCCGAGGGCGGCGAGTCCTGCTTCGGCCCGACCGGCGCGCTCGCCCGAATCAAGAACGGCACGCTGTCCCGGGTCGTCACCGGCCTGCCGTCCCTGGCCGCCCCGGACGGCTCCAGTGCGATCGGCCCGTCCGACGTCAGCTTCCTCGGGATCGGCTTGCTCACCACGGGCCTGGGCGCGAATCCCGACCTGCGCGCTCAGCTGCCGGCAGCGGGGAAGCAGCTCGGCAGCCTCTACACCTTCGTCCCTGGTTCGACCACGCCGACGCTCAAGCGGGTGGCGGACGTTTCGGCGTACGAGAAGGCGCACAACCCGGACGGCGGCGAGACCGACTCGAACCCACAGAGCGTGGTGCCCGGACCGGGCGGCCTCGCCGTCACCGACGCGGGCGGCAACAGCCTGCTGGGCATCTCAGCCACCGGCGCGATCAAGACCCTCGCGGTCTTCCCGGAACGCGACGGCTTCCAGGCCGTACCGACCGGCGTCGCGTACCACCAGGGCGCGTACTACGTCGGACAGCTCACCGGCTTCCCCTTCCCCAACGGCGCGGCGCGCGTCTACCGCGTCGTCCCCGGCCGGCAGCCGCAGATCGTCGCGCAAGGCCTGACCGACCTGATCGACGTCGCGGTCGCGCCGGACGGCACGATCTACGCCCTGGAGATCGCCCACGAGGGGTTGCTCAGCCCGGTACCGTCCGGCCGCCTGCTCAAGATCCGCCCCGGCCGGTCGCCGGTCACGATCGTCGGCGGCCTCGTCCTCCCCGGTGGTCTCGCTCTCCACAACGGGTACGCCTACATCAGCGACTGCGGCGTGTGCGCCGGCGGCGGCCAGATCGTACGCGTACCGCTCTAA
- a CDS encoding penicillin-insensitive murein endopeptidase, which produces MRRFLLLLTALVAAVPAALTAAAPAQAYAGAFFPTQSSGNRGADVLAIQHLLAYHGQATTLTGVFDSATVTKVKAFQAAKGLGVDGIVGPATWGALVVQIGQGTTSDAVKALQVELNAKRNLSLTVSGSFDAATDSAVRTFQSHAGIGVDGIAGPITWKNLVWHYDYPAFTNLCDQDPDGNGTAANWATAAAIGQVEKAAADFAATGQGKLPLGDAGFEHGGDIAGHASHEVGLDVDVWPIRADDAQCTAGRITWQSSTYDRAATRQLVQMIRAAAPGHIMAIWFNDPTLISEGLTSAYEGHDNHIHIRYCEKIHPNSLYDC; this is translated from the coding sequence ATGAGACGCTTCCTTCTCCTCCTGACGGCGCTCGTCGCCGCAGTCCCGGCGGCCTTGACGGCGGCCGCCCCGGCGCAGGCGTACGCCGGCGCGTTCTTCCCGACGCAGAGCAGCGGCAACCGCGGCGCGGACGTGCTGGCGATCCAGCACCTGCTGGCGTACCACGGGCAGGCGACCACCCTGACCGGTGTCTTCGACTCCGCGACCGTCACGAAGGTGAAGGCCTTCCAGGCGGCCAAGGGGCTCGGAGTCGACGGCATCGTCGGCCCGGCGACCTGGGGCGCCCTCGTCGTGCAGATCGGCCAGGGCACCACGAGCGACGCGGTGAAGGCGTTGCAGGTCGAGCTGAACGCCAAGCGCAACCTCTCGCTGACCGTCAGCGGCTCGTTCGACGCCGCGACCGACAGCGCCGTACGCACCTTCCAGTCCCACGCCGGGATCGGCGTCGACGGCATCGCCGGGCCGATCACCTGGAAGAACCTGGTCTGGCATTACGACTATCCGGCCTTCACGAACCTGTGCGACCAGGACCCGGACGGCAACGGCACGGCGGCGAACTGGGCCACCGCCGCCGCGATCGGCCAGGTGGAGAAGGCGGCCGCCGACTTCGCCGCGACCGGTCAGGGCAAGCTGCCGCTCGGCGACGCCGGGTTCGAGCACGGCGGCGACATCGCCGGGCACGCGAGCCACGAGGTCGGGCTGGACGTCGACGTCTGGCCCATCCGCGCCGACGACGCCCAGTGCACCGCCGGGCGCATCACCTGGCAATCGTCCACCTACGACCGGGCGGCCACCCGGCAGCTCGTCCAGATGATCCGGGCGGCGGCGCCGGGCCACATCATGGCCATCTGGTTCAACGACCCGACGCTCATCAGCGAGGGGCTGACGTCGGCGTACGAGGGGCACGACAACCACATTCACATCCGGTACTGCGAGAAGATCCACCCGAACTCGCTCTACGACTGCTGA